The proteins below are encoded in one region of Qipengyuania sp. HL-TH1:
- a CDS encoding lysine--tRNA ligase, with translation MSMTDLIAAARVSKAWPFQEAQRLLKRYPDGTKPDGSPVLFETGYGPSGLPHIGTFQEVLRTTLVRRAFEALIGARPEDGKTRLVAFSDDMDGLRKVPDNVPNQQLLQDNLHLPLSRVPNPFDSDHASFAAHNNAMLREFLDRFGFQYEFVSASDRYNSGAFDEALRQVLRKNQQILDIMLPTLREERRQTYSPVLPVSPQTGRVLQVPVEVVDAEAGTIRFTDEDGTVIEQSALGGMSKLQWKVDWAMRWYALGVDYEMYGKDLTDSGVQSGKIVQVLGGRKPEGLIYELFLDENGEKISKSKGNGLTIDEWLTYGSEESLGFYIFPNPKSAKQLHVGVIPRAVDDYWQFRERLAEQELDKQLGNPVWHLARANGGFEAAEAPGAGESLPVTYGLLLNLASVLGAEASEDALRDYLASYIGDGRITPELEVLIGTAVTYTRDYIVPTLSKRAPTANEADALRALDSYLAGAAEDTSAEDLQTQVYEIGKSEDYGFASLRDWFKALYQTLLGSDQGPRMGSFIALYGVANTRKLIAEALARG, from the coding sequence ATGAGCATGACCGATCTGATCGCCGCTGCACGCGTGTCCAAGGCCTGGCCATTCCAGGAGGCACAGCGCCTGCTCAAACGCTATCCCGACGGCACCAAGCCCGACGGCTCGCCGGTCCTGTTCGAAACCGGTTACGGCCCCAGCGGGCTGCCGCATATCGGCACTTTCCAGGAGGTGCTGCGCACCACGCTGGTGCGCCGCGCCTTCGAAGCGCTGATTGGGGCGCGGCCCGAAGACGGCAAGACGCGGCTGGTCGCGTTTTCCGACGATATGGACGGGCTGCGCAAGGTGCCCGACAATGTGCCCAACCAGCAGCTGTTGCAGGACAATCTGCACCTGCCGCTGAGCCGGGTGCCCAATCCCTTCGATTCCGACCACGCCAGCTTCGCCGCGCACAACAATGCGATGCTCCGCGAATTCCTCGACCGCTTCGGCTTCCAGTACGAGTTCGTCTCGGCCAGCGATCGCTACAATTCGGGTGCCTTCGACGAGGCGCTGCGCCAGGTTCTGCGCAAGAACCAGCAGATCCTCGACATCATGCTGCCGACGCTGCGCGAGGAACGCCGCCAGACCTATTCGCCGGTGCTGCCGGTCAGTCCGCAGACCGGCCGCGTTCTGCAGGTGCCGGTCGAGGTAGTCGATGCCGAGGCGGGCACGATCCGCTTCACCGACGAGGATGGGACTGTCATCGAGCAGAGCGCGCTGGGCGGCATGAGCAAGCTGCAGTGGAAGGTCGACTGGGCAATGCGCTGGTATGCGCTGGGCGTCGATTACGAAATGTACGGCAAGGATCTGACCGACAGCGGTGTGCAGTCGGGCAAGATCGTGCAGGTACTCGGCGGGCGCAAGCCCGAGGGGTTGATCTACGAGCTGTTCCTCGACGAAAACGGCGAGAAGATATCCAAGTCCAAGGGCAACGGGCTGACCATCGACGAATGGCTGACCTATGGGTCGGAAGAGAGCCTGGGCTTCTACATCTTCCCCAATCCCAAGAGCGCCAAGCAGCTGCACGTCGGCGTCATCCCGCGTGCAGTGGACGATTACTGGCAGTTCCGCGAGCGGCTGGCCGAGCAGGAGCTCGACAAGCAGCTCGGCAATCCGGTGTGGCATCTGGCGCGAGCCAATGGCGGCTTCGAGGCGGCGGAGGCGCCCGGCGCAGGTGAAAGCCTGCCGGTGACCTACGGCCTGCTGCTCAACCTCGCCAGCGTGCTGGGCGCCGAGGCAAGCGAAGATGCGCTGCGCGATTACCTCGCCAGCTATATCGGCGACGGCCGGATCACGCCCGAGCTCGAAGTGCTGATCGGTACTGCGGTTACCTATACGCGCGACTACATCGTCCCGACATTGTCCAAGCGCGCGCCCACCGCCAACGAAGCGGACGCGCTGCGCGCGCTCGACAGCTATCTTGCGGGGGCCGCCGAAGATACCAGCGCCGAAGACCTGCAAACGCAGGTCTATGAGATCGGCAAAAGCGAAGACTATGGCTTCGCCTCGCTGCGCGACTGGTTCAAGGCGCTCTACCAGACGCTGCTCGGCAGCGATCAGGGTCCGCGCATGGGCAGCTTCATCGCGCTTTACGGGGTCGCGAATACGCGCAAGCTCATTGCCGAGGCGTTGGCACGCGGCTGA
- a CDS encoding 2OG-Fe(II) oxygenase translates to MTKTATVPDQDALKRVGAMVRKRLDADPQAYKIPTDRAEIYAIGDFLSPDECQRLMGMIDAVARPSELHETAYIAKFRTSYSGNFDPHDPFIKAISRRIDDLLGLPGKTGENIQGQRYLPGQEFKPHNDWFYTDQEYWQLERKRGGQRCWTAMAFLNEVEEGGHTHFVEIGASIEPKPGVLMVWNNATPEGLPNEDTLHAGTPVIAGQKYVLTKWFRTRKHG, encoded by the coding sequence ATGACAAAGACCGCTACCGTTCCCGACCAGGATGCTCTCAAACGCGTCGGCGCCATGGTGCGCAAGCGCCTTGATGCCGACCCGCAGGCATACAAGATCCCCACCGATCGGGCAGAAATCTACGCCATTGGCGATTTCCTCTCGCCCGATGAATGCCAGCGCCTGATGGGCATGATCGATGCCGTCGCGCGCCCGAGCGAGCTGCACGAAACCGCCTATATCGCCAAGTTCCGCACCTCCTATTCGGGCAATTTCGATCCGCACGATCCGTTCATCAAGGCGATCTCGCGGCGGATCGACGATCTGCTCGGACTGCCGGGCAAGACGGGGGAAAACATCCAGGGCCAGCGCTATCTTCCCGGGCAGGAATTCAAGCCGCACAATGACTGGTTCTATACCGACCAGGAATATTGGCAGCTGGAACGCAAGCGTGGCGGGCAACGCTGCTGGACCGCGATGGCCTTTCTCAACGAGGTCGAGGAAGGCGGGCATACGCATTTCGTCGAGATCGGCGCCTCGATCGAACCGAAACCCGGCGTGCTGATGGTATGGAACAATGCCACGCCCGAAGGGCTACCCAACGAGGACACGCTCCATGCCGGGACCCCGGTGATCGCGGGACAGAAATACGTGCTGACCAAGTGGTTTCGCACGCGCAAGCACGGGTAA
- a CDS encoding pyridoxamine 5'-phosphate oxidase family protein translates to MYDTLDEVRADISARLANAAANRHSPMHTPVVATTDADARVMVLRAFDADHWTLRFHTDARSPKVAVIEGDPRMAVLAYDRDAKIQLRLRGTARIERDGAMVDAAWAESTNFARRCYLGEGPGAISDVPTSGLPLEFERDEPDDVQLVPARENFAVLVMQAEEIDWFSLAHHGHRRAVLARHGAARWIAP, encoded by the coding sequence ATGTACGATACACTCGACGAAGTCCGCGCCGATATCTCCGCCAGGCTGGCCAATGCGGCGGCAAACCGCCATTCACCCATGCACACGCCGGTGGTGGCGACGACGGATGCCGATGCGCGGGTGATGGTCCTGCGCGCCTTCGATGCCGATCACTGGACGCTGCGCTTCCACACCGACGCCCGGTCGCCCAAGGTCGCGGTGATCGAAGGCGATCCGCGTATGGCGGTGCTCGCCTATGACCGCGACGCCAAGATACAGTTGCGCCTGCGCGGCACCGCACGGATCGAACGCGACGGGGCGATGGTCGATGCGGCGTGGGCAGAAAGCACCAATTTCGCGCGGCGTTGCTACCTTGGGGAAGGGCCGGGTGCGATCTCGGATGTGCCCACCTCGGGGCTACCGCTCGAATTCGAGCGCGACGAGCCCGATGATGTCCAGCTTGTCCCCGCGCGCGAGAATTTCGCGGTGCTGGTGATGCAGGCCGAGGAGATCGACTGGTTTTCGCTGGCCCACCACGGCCATCGCCGGGCGGTGCTGGCGCGCCACGGCGCCGCCCGCTGGATTGCGCCTTAG
- a CDS encoding cytochrome b, producing the protein MSETHARRYSKGAMLFHWAIAILVIMNWQIAERAGSLEMPLKAEVFGYHKAWGMVILALTLGRLMWRFTHRVPPLPADLARWEAALARTVHTIFYVLLIGLPLGGWLANSLGGRTIDVFGLFTIPALPVGENSDLAGQIFDAHALGGSIFIALIGLHILGALKHTFFDRNGGIFRMLPFGKVPS; encoded by the coding sequence ATGAGCGAGACGCACGCACGCCGCTATTCCAAGGGAGCCATGCTGTTCCACTGGGCAATCGCGATCCTGGTGATCATGAACTGGCAGATCGCCGAACGCGCTGGATCGCTGGAGATGCCGCTCAAGGCGGAAGTTTTCGGCTATCACAAGGCCTGGGGCATGGTGATCCTCGCTCTGACCCTGGGTCGGCTGATGTGGCGGTTCACGCACCGCGTTCCGCCGCTTCCCGCTGACCTCGCCCGCTGGGAAGCTGCACTGGCGCGCACGGTGCATACGATTTTCTATGTCCTGCTGATCGGTCTTCCGCTGGGCGGGTGGCTGGCCAATTCGCTGGGAGGACGTACGATCGACGTCTTCGGACTGTTCACCATTCCCGCGCTCCCGGTCGGCGAGAATAGCGATCTGGCAGGTCAGATTTTCGACGCCCATGCCCTGGGTGGATCGATTTTCATTGCCCTGATAGGCCTGCACATACTCGGCGCGCTCAAGCATACTTTCTTCGATCGCAACGGCGGCATTTTCCGCATGTTGCCCTTCGGCAAGGTGCCGAGCTGA
- a CDS encoding PAS domain-containing protein: MGRAMDGNNGRTPPSSGVEKAVERAEHEARMVGRLADLKIGSSQLFMQTTEQTRMALSIADPHQDDCPLVYCNQAFVDLTGYDRDEIIGRNCRFLQGRGTKPSAVAKLAEAVRSGEYTVVDILNYRKDGSSFWNAVHVGPIYDENGDLAYLFGSQWDITELLAARETIVENERVAEELRHRTDNLFAVLVAIVRLSARNSQDVGELSSKIERRVEALAGAHRVSLAAEGLNHDRSNLRDLVEAVMRPYRSARGDRIDLGGELIELPRKHVTPLGLTLHELATNALKYGALAHQDGKVTIDWEVAEGTLVIEWEETRGQGAIPLAANPEIKGTGSGTRLIEGVIRGLGGGVEMRFEPTGFQATIRVPAAARALD, encoded by the coding sequence ATGGGTCGCGCCATGGACGGCAACAATGGGCGGACTCCACCTTCCAGCGGGGTCGAAAAGGCAGTCGAACGCGCCGAGCATGAGGCGCGCATGGTCGGCCGTCTTGCCGATCTCAAGATCGGCTCGTCGCAGCTATTCATGCAGACGACCGAACAGACACGCATGGCGCTGTCCATCGCCGATCCGCATCAGGACGATTGCCCGCTGGTCTATTGCAACCAGGCCTTTGTCGATCTGACCGGCTATGACCGCGACGAGATTATCGGCCGCAATTGCCGCTTCCTGCAAGGGCGCGGCACCAAGCCCTCGGCTGTCGCAAAGCTCGCCGAAGCGGTGCGGAGCGGGGAATATACGGTCGTCGATATCCTCAACTACCGCAAGGACGGATCGTCTTTCTGGAACGCGGTCCATGTCGGCCCGATCTACGACGAGAATGGCGATCTGGCGTATCTGTTCGGTTCGCAATGGGACATCACCGAACTGCTCGCCGCGCGCGAGACGATTGTCGAGAACGAGCGCGTAGCGGAGGAATTGCGGCACAGGACCGACAATCTGTTCGCCGTCCTGGTCGCCATCGTCCGGCTGTCGGCGCGCAATTCGCAGGACGTCGGCGAACTTTCGAGCAAGATCGAGCGGCGGGTCGAAGCACTCGCGGGGGCGCACCGGGTCTCGCTGGCGGCAGAAGGGCTCAACCACGACCGCAGCAATCTGCGCGATCTCGTCGAAGCGGTCATGCGGCCTTATCGCAGTGCGCGCGGCGACCGCATCGACCTTGGCGGCGAACTCATCGAATTGCCGCGCAAGCATGTCACCCCGCTGGGCCTTACGCTGCACGAACTGGCGACCAATGCGCTCAAATACGGCGCGCTGGCGCATCAGGACGGCAAGGTCACGATCGACTGGGAGGTCGCGGAAGGCACGCTGGTGATCGAATGGGAGGAGACACGCGGACAGGGGGCGATCCCGCTTGCAGCCAATCCCGAGATCAAGGGTACGGGTTCGGGCACGCGGCTGATCGAAGGCGTTATCCGCGGCCTTGGCGGCGGGGTCGAGATGCGCTTCGAACCCACGGGGTTCCAGGCCACCATCCGCGTACCCGCAGCGGCGCGCGCGCTCGACTGA
- a CDS encoding ATP-dependent DNA helicase, whose translation MSHLLPLPALHASHAGTWLRDPNGSTRGCSKGEAVMAAADTPQLLMNAPLVASRLGYPDLSGLDLLELFAFVHPATFCVPTPKGLAHALGLDEPADDAGVPMLLQQAAGVLVATCESEDWSQREGAWSSLQSLARLRWPWAGVLAPHIKRPDRAEKWLFSRLPEWEETPDRPQPAQVLIDEPEIEAQLERLTGEGAERREGQRAFSKGAGHVFGPRDSQKRPHILLAQAGTGIGKTLGYLAPASLWAERSGGTVWVSTYTKNLQRQLRQESRRAWPASRADGSPPVVVRKGRENYLCLLNLEDALQGGFAGRPAILAHLVARWAAYSQDGDMIGGDLPGWLGTLFRKRGIAALTDQRGECVYAGCPHYRKCFIERSARNAAQADLVIANHALVMVNAARGRDAATRPTRIVFDEGHHVFDAADSTFSAALTGQEAIELRRWIIGPEKNSRGRRRGLSARLADVASYDDAGGEAVEAAVEAANALPADGWLGRLAESGPIGPIEELLAAVRATTFARDESGLEMGYGIETETAQLPGELVEAAGTAAQALATIRTPLLKLAGRLEAIVEDAPDWLDGQGRARIEGARHSLAWRIDLIAAWEALLSRLGGPADPEFIDWLQVDRNDSREFDVGIYRHWLDPMKPFAKVVLEPAHGVMLTSATLTDRDETGPDWPHAITKSGAQYLELAPKTAEAQSPFDYAGRAEVLIVTDIRKGDIPALAGAYARLIEASDGGVLGLFTAIRRMRAVYGRIADRLARAGLPLYAQHVDPIDTGTLTDIFRDDARASLLGTDALRDGVDVPGRSLRCVVMESVPWPRPTILHRARRAAAADQAGGAKRYDDRIIRARLAQAFGRLIRTREDAGHFVVLSPAFPSRLLSAFPEGTPVTRLTLEEALQRVTEGVVSPDLSTAETLPQ comes from the coding sequence GTGAGCCATTTGCTGCCCCTCCCCGCTCTTCATGCCAGCCACGCCGGCACCTGGCTGCGCGATCCGAATGGGTCGACGCGTGGGTGTTCGAAGGGCGAGGCGGTCATGGCCGCGGCCGATACGCCGCAGCTGCTGATGAATGCGCCGCTGGTGGCGAGTCGGCTCGGCTATCCCGACCTGTCGGGGCTCGACCTGCTGGAACTGTTCGCCTTCGTCCACCCGGCGACCTTCTGCGTGCCCACGCCCAAGGGGCTGGCGCATGCGCTGGGGCTGGACGAACCGGCGGACGATGCGGGCGTCCCCATGCTGCTGCAACAGGCGGCGGGAGTCCTGGTGGCGACCTGCGAGAGCGAAGACTGGTCGCAGCGCGAAGGCGCATGGTCGTCGCTGCAATCGCTGGCGCGGCTGCGCTGGCCCTGGGCAGGCGTGCTCGCGCCGCATATCAAAAGGCCCGATCGCGCGGAGAAGTGGCTGTTCAGCCGCCTGCCCGAATGGGAGGAGACGCCCGACCGTCCGCAGCCTGCACAGGTGCTGATCGACGAACCCGAGATCGAGGCACAACTCGAACGGCTGACCGGCGAAGGCGCGGAACGGCGCGAGGGCCAGCGTGCGTTTTCGAAGGGTGCAGGCCATGTCTTCGGCCCGCGCGACAGCCAGAAGCGCCCGCATATCCTGCTCGCACAGGCGGGTACCGGGATCGGCAAGACGCTGGGCTATCTCGCCCCCGCCTCGCTCTGGGCAGAGCGATCGGGCGGGACAGTCTGGGTCAGCACCTATACCAAGAACCTCCAGCGCCAGCTGCGCCAGGAAAGCCGCCGCGCATGGCCCGCCAGCCGCGCCGACGGATCACCCCCGGTGGTGGTGCGCAAGGGGCGCGAGAACTATTTGTGCCTGCTCAATCTGGAAGACGCCTTGCAGGGCGGTTTCGCGGGACGCCCCGCAATTCTCGCGCATCTGGTTGCGCGCTGGGCGGCCTATTCGCAGGATGGCGACATGATCGGCGGCGACCTGCCCGGCTGGCTCGGCACGCTGTTCCGCAAGCGCGGGATCGCCGCGCTGACCGACCAGCGCGGCGAATGCGTCTATGCCGGGTGCCCGCATTACCGGAAGTGCTTCATCGAACGCAGTGCCCGCAATGCGGCGCAGGCCGATCTCGTCATTGCCAATCATGCGCTGGTGATGGTCAATGCCGCGCGCGGACGCGATGCCGCGACGCGCCCGACGCGGATCGTGTTCGACGAAGGGCACCACGTGTTCGACGCCGCCGACAGCACCTTTTCCGCCGCGCTGACCGGGCAGGAGGCGATCGAGCTGCGGCGCTGGATCATCGGCCCCGAAAAGAACAGCCGCGGGCGCCGCCGGGGCCTTTCCGCGCGTCTCGCCGATGTCGCCAGCTATGACGACGCCGGCGGCGAAGCGGTCGAGGCGGCGGTCGAGGCAGCCAATGCCCTGCCCGCCGATGGCTGGCTCGGGCGGCTGGCCGAAAGCGGCCCCATCGGCCCGATCGAGGAATTGCTCGCCGCCGTGCGCGCGACCACTTTTGCGCGCGATGAAAGCGGGCTCGAGATGGGCTATGGCATCGAGACCGAGACTGCGCAGCTGCCGGGCGAACTGGTCGAGGCGGCAGGCACTGCGGCGCAGGCGCTGGCAACCATCCGCACGCCGCTACTCAAACTTGCCGGACGGCTCGAAGCGATCGTCGAGGACGCACCCGACTGGCTCGACGGGCAAGGCCGTGCGCGGATCGAAGGCGCGCGCCACTCACTCGCCTGGCGGATCGACCTGATCGCAGCGTGGGAAGCGCTGCTGTCGCGGCTCGGCGGGCCGGCCGATCCCGAATTCATCGACTGGCTGCAGGTCGACCGCAACGATTCGCGCGAATTCGATGTGGGGATCTATCGCCACTGGCTCGATCCGATGAAGCCATTCGCCAAGGTCGTGCTCGAACCCGCGCACGGGGTCATGCTGACCAGCGCCACGCTGACCGACCGCGACGAGACCGGGCCCGACTGGCCGCATGCCATCACCAAGAGCGGCGCGCAGTATCTGGAACTGGCACCGAAGACCGCGGAAGCGCAAAGCCCCTTCGATTACGCGGGCCGTGCAGAAGTGCTGATCGTCACCGATATTCGCAAGGGCGATATCCCGGCGCTGGCAGGGGCCTATGCGCGGCTGATCGAGGCGAGCGATGGCGGCGTGCTGGGGCTGTTTACCGCGATCCGGCGGATGCGCGCGGTCTATGGCCGGATCGCGGACCGGCTCGCACGCGCCGGGCTGCCGCTCTATGCGCAGCATGTCGATCCGATCGATACGGGGACGCTGACCGACATCTTCCGCGACGATGCGCGCGCCAGCCTGCTGGGCACCGATGCGCTGCGCGACGGGGTCGACGTGCCTGGCCGGAGCCTGCGCTGCGTGGTGATGGAAAGCGTGCCGTGGCCGCGCCCGACCATTCTCCACCGCGCGCGCCGCGCCGCCGCGGCGGACCAGGCAGGCGGCGCCAAGCGCTATGACGACCGCATCATCCGCGCGCGGCTGGCGCAGGCCTTCGGGCGGCTGATCCGGACGCGCGAGGATGCGGGCCATTTCGTCGTGCTTTCCCCCGCCTTCCCCAGCCGGCTGTTGTCCGCCTTTCCCGAAGGCACCCCCGTCACGCGGCTGACACTCGAAGAGGCTTTACAGCGCGTCACCGAGGGTGTTGTTAGCCCCGACCTTTCGACAGCGGAGACCCTGCCCCAGTGA
- a CDS encoding SixA phosphatase family protein, whose protein sequence is MKILGLLRHAKSDWGQSDKRDFDRGLNDRGRRGARVIGDHIRAQGVDWDRLVASPAERVKQTLAAALPALAPQWDERLYLAGTDTIMDVIREAGGDGDALLLSGHNPGLGDMLFELVAPKNENALYDEAKVKFPTAAYAVFELDIDDWADLRTGCGTLAHFARPRDLDAELGPEY, encoded by the coding sequence ATGAAAATCCTCGGCCTGCTGCGTCATGCCAAGTCCGACTGGGGCCAGAGCGACAAGCGCGATTTCGATCGCGGCCTGAACGATCGCGGCCGCCGCGGGGCGCGGGTGATCGGTGATCATATCCGCGCGCAGGGGGTGGATTGGGACCGGCTCGTCGCCAGCCCCGCCGAACGCGTCAAGCAGACGCTGGCCGCCGCGCTTCCCGCGCTCGCGCCGCAATGGGACGAGCGGCTGTACCTCGCCGGGACCGACACCATCATGGACGTGATCCGCGAAGCCGGGGGCGACGGCGATGCCCTGCTGCTTTCGGGCCACAATCCGGGGCTCGGCGACATGCTGTTCGAACTGGTCGCACCGAAGAACGAGAACGCGCTCTACGACGAGGCCAAGGTCAAATTCCCCACCGCCGCCTATGCGGTGTTCGAACTCGATATCGACGACTGGGCCGACCTGCGCACGGGCTGCGGCACGCTCGCCCATTTCGCCCGCCCGCGCGATCTCGATGCGGAGCTTGGGCCGGAGTATTGA
- the soxR gene encoding redox-sensitive transcriptional activator SoxR: MNANDHLSIGDLARRTGLSASAIRFYEDKGLIESFRTAGNQRRFLRSDIRRLSFILIVQKLGLSLEEIGDHLRSLPKGRNPSSFDWWKISEAIRESLDRRIAQLQALRDNLDGCIGCGCLSLKTCKLYNPDDIAAEGGPGPRVLR, encoded by the coding sequence ATGAATGCGAACGACCACCTCAGCATCGGCGATCTGGCGCGCCGGACCGGCCTTTCCGCCTCGGCGATCCGCTTTTACGAGGACAAGGGATTGATCGAATCCTTCCGCACCGCGGGCAACCAGCGGCGCTTCCTGCGCAGCGATATCAGGCGGCTCAGCTTTATCCTGATCGTGCAGAAGCTGGGGCTCTCGCTCGAAGAAATCGGCGATCACTTGCGCAGCCTGCCCAAGGGACGCAATCCCTCCAGTTTCGACTGGTGGAAGATCAGCGAAGCCATCCGCGAAAGCCTCGACCGCCGCATCGCGCAACTGCAGGCACTGCGCGACAATCTCGATGGCTGCATCGGCTGCGGTTGCCTCAGCCTCAAGACCTGCAAGCTCTACAACCCCGACGACATCGCCGCCGAGGGCGGACCGGGGCCGCGGGTTTTGCGGTAG
- a CDS encoding RcnB family protein has product MNLTKLLKGSALSALAAAMAITALPAEAEAQSRDRQERAQRDRGDRSETRQRRSAPRAERQQRSERRAQPREAQRPQRVERVQRAESRGNNRADIAQARGSSTSDRRGEAARERNSRREIQQRTRSSTGDRNRANADRDRANADRNRSERRSEQRTDRREDARREAYRDGRRDQRERNTREERRSRSDANRTSSRSVRHDNRRARYYDGRQWRDYDRWDQRRWRSNNRYDWQRYRYNNRSTYRLGRYYAPYRNYNYRRLSIGLRIGSLFFGSRYWINDPWRYRLPEVYGPYRWVRYYDDVLLVDIYSGEVVDVIHNFFW; this is encoded by the coding sequence ATGAATCTGACCAAGCTCCTGAAAGGAAGCGCGCTGAGCGCTCTCGCTGCGGCGATGGCGATCACCGCCCTGCCCGCAGAAGCCGAAGCGCAATCGCGCGACCGGCAGGAACGCGCCCAGCGCGACCGCGGCGACCGCAGCGAAACCCGCCAGCGACGCTCCGCTCCGCGCGCCGAGCGCCAGCAGCGCAGCGAACGCCGCGCCCAGCCCCGCGAGGCACAGCGCCCGCAACGCGTCGAGCGGGTGCAACGCGCGGAATCGCGTGGCAACAATCGTGCGGACATTGCGCAGGCCCGTGGCTCAAGCACTTCGGACCGGCGCGGAGAAGCGGCTCGCGAACGCAACAGCCGGCGCGAGATCCAGCAGCGTACCCGCAGCTCCACGGGCGATCGCAACCGCGCCAATGCCGACCGCGACCGCGCCAATGCTGATCGCAATCGCAGCGAACGGCGAAGCGAACAACGGACCGACCGACGCGAAGACGCGCGCCGCGAAGCCTATCGCGACGGTCGCCGCGACCAGCGCGAGCGCAACACGCGCGAGGAGCGCCGCAGCCGTAGCGATGCCAATCGGACCAGTTCGCGCAGCGTGCGTCACGACAATCGCCGGGCGCGTTATTACGACGGACGTCAGTGGCGGGATTACGATCGGTGGGACCAGCGCCGCTGGCGCAGCAACAATCGCTACGACTGGCAGCGCTATCGCTACAACAATCGCAGCACCTACCGGCTCGGTCGCTACTACGCGCCCTATCGTAACTACAATTATCGCCGCCTGAGCATTGGCCTGCGCATCGGCAGCCTGTTCTTCGGCAGCCGCTACTGGATCAACGATCCCTGGCGGTATCGCCTGCCCGAGGTCTACGGCCCCTACCGCTGGGTGCGCTATTACGACGACGTGCTATTGGTCGATATCTACAGCGGCGAAGTGGTCGACGTGATTCACAACTTCTTCTGGTAA
- a CDS encoding VOC family protein, giving the protein MAKGRLEHANISVTDPERSAALLKDLLGWEERWRGPSQKYGRSVHIGGEHDYIALYTGDHVRGEFAKGHPLNHIAFTVDDLDAAEKAVTAHGLTPFGHDDYDPGRRFYFFDWDGIEFEVVSYE; this is encoded by the coding sequence ATGGCCAAAGGCCGCCTCGAACACGCCAATATCTCGGTTACCGATCCCGAACGCAGCGCCGCGCTGCTGAAGGATTTGCTCGGCTGGGAGGAGCGCTGGCGCGGCCCCTCGCAGAAATACGGGCGTTCGGTCCATATCGGGGGCGAACACGATTACATCGCGCTCTACACGGGCGACCATGTTCGCGGCGAGTTCGCCAAGGGCCACCCGCTCAACCATATCGCCTTCACCGTCGACGATCTCGACGCAGCCGAAAAGGCAGTGACTGCGCATGGCCTCACCCCCTTTGGGCATGACGATTACGATCCCGGGCGGCGGTTCTATTTCTTCGACTGGGACGGGATCGAGTTCGAGGTGGTCAGCTATGAATGA
- a CDS encoding metalloregulator ArsR/SmtB family transcription factor, which produces MTDTFTALSDPTRRLLLDRLSETGGLTLSDLAEDLPMTRQAVAKHLAVLEAAELVASERDGRCKRHYLNPVPLAKIARRWLGRFEEVPLAAMSGFHGPAGERRVAQT; this is translated from the coding sequence ATGACGGACACTTTCACCGCCCTTTCCGATCCCACGCGGCGGCTCCTGCTGGACCGGCTGAGCGAGACGGGCGGGCTGACGCTGTCCGACCTGGCCGAAGACCTGCCGATGACCCGGCAGGCGGTGGCCAAGCACCTCGCCGTGCTCGAGGCGGCCGAACTGGTCGCCTCCGAGCGCGACGGGCGCTGCAAGCGGCATTATCTCAACCCGGTGCCGCTGGCCAAGATCGCACGCCGCTGGCTGGGCCGGTTCGAGGAGGTTCCGCTGGCCGCGATGTCGGGTTTTCACGGACCTGCGGGCGAGCGGCGCGTCGCGCAAACATAG
- a CDS encoding tRNA (cytidine(34)-2'-O)-methyltransferase, translating to MRIAMFEPEIAGNVGAVLRLGACMGAGIDLIEPLGFTWDDRRVRRAAMDYIDEVEVTRHSGFDAFSAELGERRVILFTTKATRSAYDFAFRADDVLLFGKESAGVPEHVAAASHAMVRLPMRAEVRSLNVATSAAIALAEALRQTGTLPR from the coding sequence ATGCGCATCGCGATGTTCGAGCCCGAGATCGCGGGGAATGTCGGCGCAGTGCTGCGTCTTGGCGCGTGCATGGGCGCGGGTATCGACCTGATCGAACCGCTCGGCTTCACCTGGGACGACCGCCGCGTGCGACGTGCGGCGATGGATTATATCGACGAGGTCGAGGTCACGCGCCACTCCGGTTTCGACGCATTCAGCGCGGAGCTGGGTGAACGGCGAGTGATCCTGTTTACCACCAAGGCGACACGGTCGGCCTATGATTTCGCCTTTCGCGCCGACGATGTGCTGCTGTTCGGCAAGGAAAGCGCGGGCGTGCCCGAGCATGTGGCTGCGGCCAGCCACGCCATGGTCCGCCTGCCGATGCGCGCCGAAGTGCGGTCGCTCAACGTCGCGACCAGCGCGGCGATCGCGCTGGCAGAAGCCTTGCGCCAGACCGGCACCCTGCCGCGCTAG